Proteins encoded by one window of Streptomyces sp. ALI-76-A:
- a CDS encoding ribose-phosphate diphosphokinase, with amino-acid sequence MTGIKTTGEKKMMFFSGRAHPELAEEVAQQLGVGVVPTKAFDFANGEIYVRYEESARGADCFLIQSHTAPINKWIMEQLIMIDALKRASARSITVIVPFYGYARQDKKHRGREPISARLIADMMKTAGAHRLLTVDLHTDQIQGFFDGPVDHLFALPLLADYVGKKVDRDKLTVVSPDAGRVRVADRWCDRLGAPLAIVHKRRDKDVANQVTVHEVVGEVKGRVCVLVDDMIDTGGTICAAADALFAHGAEDVIVTATHGVLSGPAADRLKNSRVSEFVFTNTLPTPGELSGDLDKITVLSIAPTIASAVREVFEDGSVTSLFDEH; translated from the coding sequence GTGACCGGGATCAAGACGACCGGCGAGAAGAAGATGATGTTCTTCTCCGGCCGCGCCCACCCCGAGCTTGCCGAGGAGGTCGCCCAGCAGTTGGGTGTCGGGGTCGTCCCGACGAAGGCCTTCGACTTCGCGAACGGTGAGATCTATGTGCGTTATGAGGAGTCGGCGCGTGGCGCGGACTGTTTTCTGATCCAGAGCCACACGGCTCCGATCAACAAGTGGATCATGGAGCAGTTGATCATGATCGACGCGCTGAAGCGCGCGTCGGCCCGCTCCATCACCGTCATCGTGCCGTTCTACGGTTACGCGCGGCAGGACAAGAAGCACCGTGGGCGTGAACCCATCTCGGCGCGTCTGATCGCGGACATGATGAAGACCGCGGGCGCGCACCGGCTGCTGACCGTGGATCTGCACACGGACCAGATCCAGGGCTTCTTCGACGGCCCGGTGGACCATCTCTTCGCCCTTCCCCTTCTGGCGGACTACGTGGGCAAGAAGGTCGACAGGGACAAGCTGACGGTCGTGTCGCCGGACGCGGGCCGGGTGCGGGTCGCCGACCGCTGGTGCGACCGGCTGGGTGCGCCGCTGGCGATCGTGCACAAGCGGCGCGACAAGGACGTGGCGAACCAGGTGACCGTCCACGAGGTCGTGGGTGAGGTCAAGGGGCGGGTGTGTGTGCTCGTCGACGACATGATCGACACGGGTGGCACGATCTGCGCCGCGGCGGACGCCCTGTTCGCGCACGGTGCGGAGGACGTCATCGTGACGGCGACGCACGGTGTGCTGTCGGGTCCGGCGGCGGACCGGCTGAAGAACTCGCGGGTGAGCGAGTTCGTCTTCACCAACACGCTGCCGACGCCGGGTGAGCTGAGCGGTGACCTGGACAAGATCACGGTGTTGTCGATCGCGCCGACGATCGCGAGCGCGGTGCGCGAGGTGTTCGAGGACGGTTCGGTGACGAGCCTGTTCGACGAGCACTGA
- a CDS encoding 50S ribosomal protein L25/general stress protein Ctc codes for MSEVKLAAEPRTEFGKGAARRIRRENKVPGVVYGHGADPVHIKLPGHELLLALRTPNVLLSLDIEGKTQLAIPKAVQRDAIKGFLEHVDLLLVRSGEKVNVEIYVQTEGELAPGAYLVEHVMNTLTVEAEATHIPESVTVSIEGLAAGDSILAKDVPLPSGTTLAVDEDAVVLQVLSAQAEEASGEAEGDEAAEA; via the coding sequence ATGTCCGAGGTCAAGCTCGCCGCCGAGCCCCGCACCGAGTTCGGCAAGGGCGCCGCGCGCCGCATCCGTCGCGAGAACAAGGTCCCGGGTGTCGTGTACGGCCACGGTGCCGACCCGGTCCACATCAAGCTTCCGGGTCACGAGCTGCTGCTGGCGCTGCGCACCCCGAACGTCCTGCTGTCCCTGGACATCGAGGGCAAGACCCAGCTGGCCATCCCGAAGGCCGTGCAGCGTGACGCGATCAAGGGCTTCCTGGAGCACGTCGACCTGCTGCTGGTCCGCAGTGGCGAGAAGGTCAACGTCGAGATCTACGTGCAGACCGAGGGTGAGCTGGCGCCGGGCGCCTACCTGGTGGAGCACGTGATGAACACGCTGACCGTCGAGGCCGAGGCCACGCACATCCCCGAGTCGGTCACCGTCTCCATCGAGGGCCTGGCGGCCGGCGACTCCATCCTCGCCAAGGACGTCCCGCTGCCGTCCGGTACCACGCTGGCCGTGGACGAGGACGCGGTCGTCCTGCAGGTGCTGTCGGCGCAGGCGGAGGAGGCCTCCGGCGAGGCCGAGGGCGACGAGGCCGCCGAGGCCTGA
- a CDS encoding helix-turn-helix domain-containing protein produces MAHASGKYADFEGLRERAVALRRAGLSRRQIRDRLQIDNNDLLNRLLEGRPPPEWTKRPNAKDDLRARARELRLQGWTYDRIQAELGCSKSSISLWVRDLPKPERQKRTREEASAIGKRGWEATLRRREDERRHTKASARQAIGDLSEREVFLAGVVLYWAEGAKDKPYSRRERLHFINSDPNVIRLFLRWLDVLGVERERLRFRVNIHESADVADAEAFWAALVGVEPSALQRATLKKHNPRTSRKNTAEAYRGCLAIYVTKSADLYRRMEGAWYGIVLGANPAT; encoded by the coding sequence ATGGCACATGCGTCGGGCAAGTACGCGGACTTCGAGGGACTACGGGAACGGGCGGTGGCGCTGCGGCGGGCCGGCCTCAGCCGACGCCAGATCCGCGACCGCCTCCAGATCGACAACAACGACCTCCTCAACCGCCTCCTGGAGGGCCGGCCCCCTCCGGAATGGACGAAACGCCCCAACGCGAAGGACGACCTCAGGGCCAGGGCACGGGAACTCCGCCTCCAGGGCTGGACGTACGACCGGATCCAGGCGGAGCTGGGATGCTCCAAGAGCTCGATCTCCCTGTGGGTACGGGACCTGCCGAAGCCGGAGCGGCAGAAGCGGACGCGGGAGGAGGCGTCGGCGATCGGCAAGCGCGGCTGGGAAGCCACGCTGCGGCGTCGCGAGGACGAACGCCGACACACGAAGGCATCCGCCAGGCAGGCGATCGGCGATCTGTCCGAGCGGGAGGTGTTCCTGGCGGGCGTGGTCCTCTACTGGGCCGAGGGCGCCAAGGACAAGCCGTACAGCCGCCGCGAGAGGCTGCACTTCATCAACAGCGACCCGAACGTCATCAGGCTGTTCCTGCGCTGGCTCGACGTGCTCGGCGTGGAGCGCGAGCGGCTGCGCTTTCGCGTGAACATCCACGAATCGGCCGATGTGGCGGACGCTGAGGCGTTCTGGGCCGCGCTGGTGGGCGTGGAGCCCTCCGCACTCCAGAGGGCCACCCTCAAGAAACACAACCCGAGGACGAGCCGGAAGAACACCGCGGAGGCCTATCGAGGCTGCCTGGCCATCTACGTCACGAAGAGCGCGGACTTGTACCGTCGCATGGAGGGCGCCTGGTACGGCATAGTGTTGGGTGCCAACCCGGCGACCTGA
- a CDS encoding SMI1/KNR4 family protein, with product MTTGRLGLGAPPGRQAGGHAAPPNAAYAGQIVHFPDPVRAARHPRGVRMDEHGYPDFSAYARAAVEIAEPPEGFGVDELRLTDYVSANAAMSAGGHELWDTVPAVATPHGWTWHHVAGGRRLELVPVEVKALLRHHGGIATTPVDHDKRGTRPLQETRPVHVGLPKSGMAVTETQVQGVEEDLGYRLPGAYRSFLKAAGGCAPVGAALDAELGLLVDQPFFTVRDEAAVNDLVYVNKCLRDHLTKDYLGIGFVQGGLLAVKVKGERIGSVWFCAYDDARDVDPAWSPPERVERLLLPCGDDFDAFLSRLAGNPPELETVANLMVDGGFARSVPVSSVGE from the coding sequence ATGACGACAGGTCGGCTCGGGCTGGGGGCACCTCCCGGCCGCCAGGCTGGGGGACACGCCGCGCCGCCGAACGCGGCCTATGCCGGGCAGATCGTGCATTTCCCGGATCCGGTGCGGGCGGCCCGTCACCCCAGAGGGGTACGGATGGACGAGCACGGTTACCCCGACTTCTCCGCGTACGCGCGTGCGGCGGTGGAGATCGCCGAACCGCCGGAGGGTTTCGGTGTCGACGAACTGCGGCTGACGGACTACGTGTCGGCGAACGCGGCGATGTCGGCGGGCGGCCACGAGTTGTGGGACACGGTGCCGGCGGTGGCGACCCCGCACGGCTGGACCTGGCACCACGTGGCCGGTGGCCGGCGGCTGGAGCTGGTTCCGGTGGAGGTGAAGGCGCTGCTGCGGCACCACGGCGGGATCGCGACGACGCCGGTGGACCACGACAAGCGGGGCACGCGGCCGTTGCAGGAGACGCGTCCCGTGCACGTGGGGCTGCCGAAGTCGGGCATGGCGGTGACGGAGACGCAGGTGCAGGGGGTCGAGGAGGACCTCGGGTACCGGCTGCCGGGCGCGTACCGGTCGTTCCTGAAGGCTGCGGGCGGGTGCGCGCCGGTGGGCGCGGCGCTGGACGCGGAGTTGGGCCTGCTGGTCGACCAGCCGTTCTTCACGGTGCGGGACGAGGCGGCGGTCAATGACCTCGTCTACGTCAACAAGTGCCTGCGCGACCATCTGACCAAGGACTATCTGGGGATCGGGTTCGTGCAGGGCGGGCTGCTGGCCGTGAAGGTGAAGGGCGAGCGGATCGGTTCGGTGTGGTTCTGCGCGTACGACGACGCCCGGGACGTGGATCCGGCGTGGTCGCCGCCCGAGCGGGTGGAGCGGTTGCTGCTGCCGTGCGGTGACGACTTCGACGCCTTCCTGTCGCGGCTGGCGGGCAATCCGCCGGAGTTGGAGACGGTGGCGAATCTGATGGTGGACGGCGGGTTCGCGCGGTCCGTCCCTGTCTCTTCCGTGGGGGAGTGA
- a CDS encoding histidine kinase — MTTTGEDRTTAWGGPWWWTRRRSAVLDVGLAVVSAAECAAEGVPFARDAGIPLAAGVVFGLFAGSVLVIRRRWPIAVVLVSIAITPAQMGFLMGIVGLYTLAASELPRRIIGSLAGMSLVGTLIVTFVRVRQDMARGALTIGDWFVPFASITTSLGLTAPPLLLGLYVGARRRLMESLRERADSLERELQLLAERAEERAEWARNEERTRIAREMHDVVAHRVSLMVVHAAALQAVARKDPEKAVKNAALVGDMGRQALTELREMLGVLRSAEGGPARRANVPLAAVGVAAAVAASRAVDDEGAADGPCLSDLDVLVGQSAAAGMVVDLSVEGESRSYAAEIEQTAFRVVQEALTNVHKHAAGAKTHVRLAHRVSEIAMQVENEPPGEVSAASSARLPSGGNGLVGMKERVVALGGVFVSGPTEAGGFRVSAVIPAS; from the coding sequence ATGACCACGACGGGGGAAGACCGCACGACGGCCTGGGGAGGGCCGTGGTGGTGGACGAGACGACGCAGTGCGGTGCTGGACGTGGGGCTGGCGGTGGTGTCCGCGGCGGAGTGTGCCGCGGAGGGGGTGCCCTTCGCGCGGGACGCGGGGATCCCGTTGGCGGCGGGGGTGGTGTTCGGGCTGTTCGCCGGGTCCGTGCTGGTGATCCGGCGGCGGTGGCCGATCGCGGTCGTCCTGGTGTCGATCGCGATCACGCCCGCCCAGATGGGTTTCCTGATGGGCATCGTCGGCCTGTACACGCTGGCCGCGTCGGAGCTGCCGCGCCGGATCATCGGATCGCTGGCGGGCATGTCCCTGGTGGGGACGCTGATCGTGACGTTCGTGCGGGTGCGGCAGGACATGGCGCGCGGGGCGTTGACGATCGGGGACTGGTTCGTGCCCTTCGCCTCGATCACCACCTCGCTCGGACTGACCGCGCCGCCGCTGCTGCTGGGGCTGTACGTGGGGGCCCGGCGGCGGCTGATGGAGAGCCTGCGGGAGCGGGCGGACAGCCTGGAGCGGGAGCTCCAGCTGCTCGCGGAGCGGGCCGAGGAGCGGGCCGAGTGGGCGCGCAACGAGGAGCGGACCCGGATCGCGCGGGAGATGCACGACGTGGTGGCGCACCGGGTGAGTCTGATGGTGGTGCACGCCGCGGCCCTTCAGGCGGTCGCGCGCAAGGATCCCGAGAAGGCGGTGAAGAACGCCGCGCTGGTGGGGGACATGGGGCGGCAGGCGCTGACCGAGTTGCGGGAGATGCTGGGTGTCCTGCGCAGCGCTGAGGGCGGGCCGGCGCGGCGGGCGAACGTGCCGCTCGCGGCGGTGGGGGTGGCGGCGGCGGTGGCGGCCTCGCGGGCCGTCGACGACGAGGGTGCTGCGGACGGGCCGTGTCTGTCGGATCTGGATGTGCTGGTGGGGCAGTCGGCGGCCGCGGGGATGGTGGTGGACCTGTCGGTGGAGGGTGAGTCGCGGTCGTACGCGGCGGAGATCGAGCAGACGGCGTTCCGGGTGGTGCAGGAGGCGTTGACCAACGTCCACAAGCACGCGGCGGGCGCCAAGACGCATGTGCGTCTGGCCCATCGGGTGTCGGAGATCGCGATGCAGGTGGAGAACGAGCCGCCGGGGGAGGTGTCGGCCGCGTCCTCGGCGCGGTTGCCGTCGGGGGGCAACGGGCTGGTGGGGATGAAGGAGCGGGTCGTCGCGCTGGGCGGGGTGTTCGTGTCCGGGCCGACGGAGGCGGGGGGTTTCCGGGTGTCGGCGGTGATTCCGGCGTCGTAG
- a CDS encoding SUKH-4 family immunity protein has translation MVTFAQAQERAEEWINGDVPAYQHREVRVREFELGFVVWAEDRVDGPRSDGGAQRLVIARDSGEATLWPSLPVGEVIRRYEEEYGRTDAVADAVPAPAARVDLNQTSFLLSPPEWLQEAADKLGIPDRRGTGAGAGASQASGPSPASGAASSASPSVPGTHAASAGGAQALPQTQAGVPGSAAASAPGTPGAPGVPGVPPGATPWAGTDTNADAGEDRSVPLPATVFAPPLSGSDDEAQPPTAPPDAKTALISGGSQLPRTAVAPAVDQPNAPGAPGAGQGGGGGGPVPPHAPGGQSYGHAQGQNREPGGPGVPGGPGGSGAGATPPPPPAPGGSSYGYPQGAGDAGVPGTPPPGVPAPGAPSYGYPQGPGGGVPQPGPGSGGPERSLAPNAGDIADAATSKAAPPPRRARGGGVNPPPPPGAPGAPGARPPGTPGTPAPAAGGYVPTQLVSALGPEGPGGPEGPAAGPGVPPAPGAARTPGAPNQPGAPRPPGAPHPPGAPGTPGGTPPGGVHHAATMFADPGRPGQGPGGPGAPGAPQPPGAPGAQRAPGMPAGPGAPQPPGAPGMPGTPAPPGAPGTPGGSGGPGASGAQGSAGGARGAVHHAETVLSAPPAGAPGTPPPPQAPGAPGMAPGGPAAPSHRMPPGAMPPPGAMAPGAMPPPGAVPPPGAMPPPPPPGPGQQPSYGYPQQGQPTVGPGYQAVLRYRAQDGSEQQLIRRSAPGTPHPEWQIFHELRAMNVPPDQVLELHTELESCELPGAYCARMIREQWPQARIASIAPYGTDHASRQQGMRQLLAHQGELHQVADGPARPAPIRAPLPQVQPAPPVPPEGVAQELAGAFGPGLFRFEQAAVSRQGVPPVVAHTLVVAGLPVDMGPFFWAQAQPGRPVPTLAELAAERGVPSAADAGSYLVMGSDFGKAICVQYGTANIVAVPVEAGPGGAPVPPQFVNTGLPEFQRCLALLGRMWRLRYGLNQEQAGRWTVDFQAQLVALDPAALGSPESWWSVLLEQMWDGLL, from the coding sequence ATGGTGACGTTCGCGCAGGCGCAGGAGCGCGCCGAAGAGTGGATCAACGGGGATGTGCCGGCGTACCAGCACCGGGAGGTGCGGGTACGGGAGTTCGAGCTCGGGTTCGTGGTGTGGGCCGAGGACCGCGTGGACGGGCCGCGGTCCGACGGCGGCGCGCAGCGGCTGGTGATCGCCCGGGACAGCGGGGAGGCCACGCTGTGGCCCTCGCTGCCGGTGGGTGAGGTGATCCGCCGGTACGAGGAGGAGTACGGCCGCACGGACGCGGTGGCCGACGCGGTGCCGGCGCCGGCGGCCCGGGTGGACCTGAACCAGACGTCGTTCCTGTTGAGTCCGCCGGAGTGGTTGCAGGAGGCGGCGGACAAGCTGGGGATCCCGGATCGGCGGGGGACCGGTGCCGGGGCGGGGGCGAGTCAGGCTTCGGGGCCGAGCCCGGCTTCGGGGGCGGCTTCCTCGGCCTCGCCCTCGGTGCCGGGGACGCACGCGGCCTCGGCCGGTGGGGCGCAGGCGCTTCCGCAGACGCAGGCCGGGGTGCCAGGGAGCGCGGCGGCTTCCGCGCCGGGGACGCCGGGGGCTCCGGGCGTGCCCGGGGTGCCGCCCGGGGCCACGCCCTGGGCCGGGACCGACACCAACGCGGATGCCGGTGAGGACCGGTCGGTGCCGTTGCCGGCGACCGTCTTCGCGCCGCCGCTGAGCGGTTCCGACGACGAGGCCCAGCCGCCCACGGCACCGCCGGACGCCAAGACGGCCCTGATCTCGGGCGGCAGCCAGCTCCCGCGGACGGCGGTCGCCCCGGCGGTGGATCAACCGAACGCGCCGGGCGCGCCGGGGGCCGGGCAGGGCGGGGGCGGCGGTGGGCCTGTTCCGCCGCACGCGCCCGGTGGACAGTCGTACGGGCATGCGCAGGGTCAGAATCGCGAGCCGGGTGGTCCGGGTGTTCCCGGTGGGCCGGGCGGTTCCGGGGCTGGTGCCACGCCGCCGCCTCCGCCCGCGCCCGGCGGGTCCTCCTACGGGTATCCGCAGGGCGCCGGTGATGCCGGTGTGCCCGGGACGCCGCCTCCTGGGGTGCCCGCGCCGGGTGCGCCGTCGTACGGGTACCCGCAGGGGCCCGGCGGTGGGGTGCCGCAGCCGGGCCCGGGATCCGGTGGTCCGGAGCGGTCGCTGGCGCCCAACGCCGGGGACATCGCCGACGCCGCGACCAGCAAGGCGGCGCCTCCGCCGCGTCGCGCGCGGGGCGGGGGCGTGAATCCGCCGCCTCCGCCGGGCGCCCCGGGGGCACCTGGAGCACGGCCTCCGGGCACGCCGGGCACGCCCGCTCCGGCGGCGGGCGGGTACGTGCCGACGCAGCTCGTGTCGGCGCTCGGCCCCGAGGGGCCCGGAGGGCCTGAAGGGCCCGCGGCCGGACCGGGCGTTCCCCCGGCTCCGGGCGCGGCCCGGACCCCTGGTGCGCCGAACCAGCCGGGCGCGCCCCGCCCGCCCGGTGCTCCGCATCCCCCCGGTGCTCCGGGGACGCCCGGTGGTACGCCTCCGGGCGGTGTCCACCATGCCGCCACGATGTTCGCCGACCCGGGACGGCCGGGTCAGGGTCCGGGCGGGCCCGGCGCCCCGGGCGCGCCGCAGCCGCCCGGCGCTCCGGGGGCCCAGCGCGCCCCCGGTATGCCCGCCGGTCCCGGGGCGCCTCAGCCCCCTGGGGCCCCTGGCATGCCCGGCACGCCCGCGCCTCCGGGCGCTCCCGGCACTCCAGGTGGCTCTGGTGGTCCCGGCGCTTCGGGTGCGCAGGGCTCCGCCGGAGGCGCGCGGGGGGCCGTGCACCACGCGGAGACCGTGCTGTCCGCGCCCCCGGCGGGCGCCCCCGGCACGCCTCCGCCGCCGCAGGCTCCGGGCGCTCCCGGCATGGCCCCGGGCGGCCCTGCCGCGCCTTCTCACCGGATGCCTCCGGGCGCCATGCCCCCGCCCGGTGCGATGGCTCCGGGCGCGATGCCTCCGCCGGGTGCCGTCCCGCCGCCCGGCGCGATGCCGCCGCCCCCGCCGCCCGGCCCGGGGCAGCAGCCGTCGTACGGCTATCCGCAGCAGGGGCAGCCGACCGTGGGACCCGGCTATCAGGCCGTGCTGCGCTACCGCGCGCAGGACGGTTCCGAGCAGCAGCTGATCCGGCGTTCGGCGCCGGGGACGCCGCACCCGGAGTGGCAGATCTTCCACGAGCTGCGGGCCATGAACGTGCCGCCGGACCAGGTGCTGGAGCTGCACACCGAGCTGGAGTCGTGCGAGCTGCCGGGCGCGTACTGCGCGCGGATGATCCGGGAGCAGTGGCCGCAGGCGCGGATCGCGAGCATCGCCCCGTACGGCACGGATCACGCGAGCCGGCAGCAGGGCATGCGCCAACTTCTCGCGCACCAGGGTGAGTTGCACCAGGTCGCCGACGGGCCGGCCCGGCCGGCGCCGATCCGCGCGCCCCTTCCGCAGGTGCAGCCCGCGCCGCCGGTCCCGCCGGAGGGGGTGGCGCAGGAGCTGGCGGGGGCGTTCGGTCCGGGGCTGTTCCGGTTCGAGCAGGCCGCGGTGTCCCGGCAGGGTGTGCCGCCGGTGGTGGCGCACACGCTGGTGGTCGCGGGTCTGCCGGTGGACATGGGCCCCTTCTTCTGGGCGCAGGCCCAGCCGGGGCGTCCGGTGCCGACGCTGGCGGAGCTGGCGGCCGAGCGCGGGGTGCCGTCGGCCGCGGACGCGGGCTCGTACCTCGTCATGGGCAGCGACTTCGGCAAGGCGATCTGTGTGCAGTACGGCACGGCGAACATCGTGGCGGTGCCCGTGGAGGCGGGGCCGGGCGGTGCGCCCGTACCGCCGCAGTTCGTGAACACGGGGCTGCCGGAGTTCCAGCGGTGCCTGGCGCTCCTCGGGCGGATGTGGCGGCTCAGGTACGGGCTGAACCAGGAGCAGGCGGGCCGGTGGACCGTGGACTTCCAGGCCCAGTTGGTCGCCCTCGACCCGGCGGCGCTCGGTTCGCCGGAGAGCTGGTGGTCGGTGCTGCTGGAGCAGATGTGGGACGGACTGCTGTGA
- a CDS encoding YwqJ-related putative deaminase: MNATQTGPHPGSRPGMPGDPRTGTHTGRHPGPQSGDPRVGWSSTDTPHAPVLRHRRDGILPTVAAALSVRGATLTGTAARGDQPPVLHPLVQDFLDTLPSAQRDRFTGRCAEAMLISRHIATADAARSKRAARKPMTNGEARRALKQAKLTARHIREDGDPLHGSFAAPCRACTALSAHFGVRVVDSTTTDD, from the coding sequence ATGAACGCGACACAGACGGGACCACACCCAGGATCGCGACCAGGCATGCCCGGCGATCCCCGCACCGGCACGCACACCGGTCGCCACCCGGGCCCGCAGTCCGGCGATCCGCGCGTCGGCTGGAGCAGCACCGACACCCCGCACGCCCCCGTCCTGCGCCACCGCCGCGACGGCATACTCCCCACCGTCGCCGCCGCCCTCTCCGTCCGCGGCGCCACCCTCACCGGCACCGCCGCCCGCGGCGACCAGCCCCCCGTCCTGCACCCGCTCGTCCAGGACTTCCTCGACACGCTCCCCAGCGCCCAGCGCGACCGCTTCACCGGCCGCTGCGCCGAGGCCATGCTGATATCGCGCCACATCGCCACCGCGGACGCCGCCCGCAGCAAGCGCGCCGCCCGCAAGCCGATGACCAACGGCGAGGCCCGCAGGGCCCTCAAGCAGGCCAAGCTCACCGCCCGGCACATCCGCGAGGACGGCGACCCCCTGCACGGCAGCTTCGCCGCCCCCTGTCGCGCCTGCACGGCCCTCAGCGCCCACTTCGGCGTCCGCGTCGTCGACTCCACGACCACGGACGACTGA
- the glmU gene encoding bifunctional UDP-N-acetylglucosamine diphosphorylase/glucosamine-1-phosphate N-acetyltransferase GlmU, translated as MSAIRPAAVVVLAAGEGTRMKSATPKVLHEICGRSLVGHVLAAARELRPENLVVVVGHAREQVTAHLAGTDTDVRTAVQERQNGTGHAVRMALEELGGPVDGTVVVVCGDTPLLTGGTLRQLAATHSADGNAVTVLTAEVPDATGYGRIVRDGTSGAVTAIVEHKDASEAQRSVREINSGVFAFDGQLLADALGKVRTDNSQGEEYLTDVLGILREAGHRVGACVAGDHREIAGINNRVQLSAARRILNDRLLEQAMLAGVTVIDPATTWIDVTVTFEQDAVVHPGTQLHGSTHLGRGAEVGPNSRLTHTRVGAGARVDTTVADGAEVGPEAMVGPYAYLRPGTRLGLGSKVGTYVETKNATIGEGTKVPHLSYVGDATIGEFTNIGAASVFVNYDGQDKHHTTVGSHCRTGSDNMFVAPVTVGDGAYTAAGSVITKDVPPGSLAVARGQQRNIEGWVARKRPGSAAAKAAEAASRRGDGED; from the coding sequence GTGAGCGCCATTCGCCCGGCAGCCGTCGTCGTTCTCGCAGCGGGTGAGGGCACCCGTATGAAGTCGGCCACACCCAAGGTCCTGCACGAGATCTGCGGCCGTTCCCTCGTGGGCCACGTGCTGGCCGCCGCCCGCGAACTGCGGCCCGAGAACCTCGTGGTGGTCGTGGGCCACGCCCGCGAGCAGGTCACCGCGCACCTGGCCGGGACCGACACCGACGTACGCACCGCGGTGCAGGAGCGGCAGAACGGCACGGGGCACGCCGTGCGGATGGCGCTGGAGGAGCTCGGCGGGCCGGTCGACGGGACCGTCGTGGTCGTGTGCGGGGACACTCCGCTGCTCACCGGCGGGACGCTGCGGCAGCTCGCCGCCACCCACTCCGCCGACGGCAACGCCGTGACCGTGCTGACCGCCGAGGTGCCGGACGCCACCGGGTACGGCCGGATCGTGCGGGACGGCACCTCCGGGGCCGTGACGGCGATCGTGGAGCACAAGGACGCCTCCGAGGCGCAGCGGTCCGTGCGGGAGATCAACTCCGGGGTGTTCGCGTTCGACGGGCAGTTGCTGGCGGACGCGCTCGGCAAGGTCCGTACGGACAACTCGCAGGGTGAGGAGTATCTGACCGACGTGCTCGGGATCCTGCGGGAGGCCGGGCACCGGGTGGGGGCCTGTGTCGCCGGCGACCATCGTGAGATCGCCGGGATCAACAACCGGGTGCAGTTGTCCGCGGCGCGCCGGATCCTCAACGACCGGCTGCTGGAGCAGGCCATGCTCGCCGGTGTGACCGTGATCGATCCCGCGACCACCTGGATCGACGTCACGGTCACGTTCGAGCAGGACGCGGTGGTGCATCCGGGGACGCAGCTGCACGGTTCGACGCATCTGGGGCGGGGTGCGGAGGTGGGTCCCAACAGCCGGCTGACGCACACCCGGGTGGGCGCGGGTGCCCGGGTGGACACCACGGTCGCCGACGGTGCCGAGGTGGGGCCGGAGGCGATGGTGGGGCCGTACGCGTATCTGCGGCCCGGGACCCGGCTGGGGCTCGGGTCGAAGGTGGGGACGTACGTGGAGACGAAGAACGCCACCATCGGGGAGGGGACGAAGGTCCCGCACCTGTCGTACGTGGGTGACGCGACGATCGGTGAGTTCACCAACATCGGTGCGGCGAGTGTGTTCGTGAACTACGACGGGCAGGACAAGCACCACACGACGGTCGGCTCGCACTGCCGGACCGGTTCGGACAACATGTTTGTGGCGCCTGTCACGGTCGGGGACGGCGCGTACACCGCCGCGGGGTCCGTGATCACGAAGGATGTGCCGCCCGGTTCGCTGGCCGTGGCCCGCGGTCAGCAGCGGAATATCGAGGGTTGGGTGGCTCGTAAGCGTCCGGGGAGCGCGGCGGCGAAGGCGGCCGAGGCGGCCTCCCGTCGGGGGGACGGCGAGGACTGA